The following coding sequences lie in one Arthrobacter sp. SLBN-122 genomic window:
- a CDS encoding ArsR/SmtB family transcription factor — MVTDDVFAVIAESTRRDILVALRAGDKAVGELVEELAASQPTISKHLKVLREAQLVSMRAQGQKRYYALNRGPLEGIASWLETFDVGLGAKAAASPAGHDLTVPQQAVPAPEVAAHLKEGVAAAAPSLPHAAGPSAAERPAAPRTAREEAPAPVLVREGAELSPAVVIPGGTAAPLSDDSVPQQIGRTVGRAATKAADLLANLPNLPKFGRKK; from the coding sequence ATGGTGACAGACGACGTATTTGCCGTCATAGCGGAATCCACCCGGCGGGACATCCTGGTGGCCCTTAGGGCAGGAGACAAGGCCGTGGGGGAGTTGGTGGAGGAACTGGCGGCGAGCCAGCCCACCATTTCCAAGCACCTGAAAGTCCTCCGTGAGGCACAGCTGGTCAGTATGCGCGCGCAGGGCCAGAAGCGTTACTACGCCCTGAACCGCGGGCCGTTGGAGGGCATCGCCAGCTGGCTGGAGACGTTCGACGTCGGCCTTGGCGCCAAAGCCGCCGCTTCACCGGCCGGCCATGATCTGACAGTCCCGCAACAGGCGGTCCCCGCCCCGGAAGTCGCCGCCCACCTGAAGGAAGGCGTTGCAGCCGCAGCCCCCTCCCTGCCCCACGCTGCCGGCCCGTCCGCCGCTGAAAGGCCTGCCGCGCCGCGGACGGCCCGGGAGGAAGCCCCGGCGCCCGTGCTGGTGCGGGAGGGCGCCGAGCTGAGCCCCGCCGTCGTGATTCCCGGCGGCACGGCCGCTCCGTTGAGTGACGACAGCGTTCCGCAGCAGATCGGCCGCACGGTGGGCCGGGCCGCCACGAAGGCGGCGGACCTGCTGGCCAACCTCCCCAACCTGCCGAAGTTCGGCCGGAAGAAGTAG
- a CDS encoding FadR/GntR family transcriptional regulator, translating to MRTHQLVLTWIEDQLSAGGLAVGGRLPAERTLAEQLKVSRTSVREAIRILEAMGVVRAGVGSGPDSGTVVISDPTSALGSALRLHVATQHLPVADIVETRVLLESWAAAKAPQDAPELDDAAALLAAMDAPDGLSAGDFLALDVRFHLALANAAGNTVVSAMMGSLREAIQGYAAELTANLPDWEATASRLRTEHHGILAAVRNGDGGRAADLVAAHIGGFYKEAGLGSDAAG from the coding sequence ATGCGCACCCATCAGCTGGTCCTGACCTGGATCGAGGACCAACTCTCCGCCGGCGGGTTGGCCGTGGGTGGCCGGCTTCCCGCCGAGCGCACGCTCGCCGAACAACTCAAGGTTTCCCGCACGTCCGTCCGGGAGGCCATCCGGATCCTCGAGGCAATGGGAGTGGTCCGCGCCGGCGTGGGGTCCGGGCCGGACTCCGGAACGGTAGTGATTTCGGACCCCACGTCCGCGCTGGGCTCTGCCCTTCGGCTGCACGTGGCCACCCAGCACCTGCCCGTGGCGGACATTGTGGAAACGCGGGTCCTGCTGGAATCGTGGGCTGCGGCGAAAGCACCGCAGGACGCGCCCGAACTCGATGACGCGGCTGCCCTCCTGGCGGCCATGGATGCCCCGGACGGCCTGTCAGCCGGGGATTTCCTGGCCCTTGACGTCCGGTTCCACCTGGCGCTGGCCAACGCAGCCGGCAATACCGTGGTCAGCGCCATGATGGGGTCGCTGAGGGAAGCCATCCAGGGATACGCCGCCGAACTGACGGCCAATCTGCCGGACTGGGAAGCCACGGCCTCTCGGCTGCGCACGGAGCATCACGGCATCCTGGCTGCCGTCAGGAATGGCGACGGCGGCCGGGCCGCAGATCTGGTGGCGGCCCACATTGGGGGGTTCTACAAAGAGGCCGGGCTGGGTTCTGATGCAGCGGGATGA
- a CDS encoding potassium channel family protein, protein MASSTDAARRPAHNAPVLVIGLGRFGSSTAEQLVKQGREVLAIERDRNLVQKWAPLLTHVVEADATNIDALRQLGAQEFSSAVVGVGTSIESSVLITVNLVDLGIEHLWVKAITPSHGKILTRIGANHVIYPEADAGVRAAHLVSGRMLDFIEFDDDFAIVKMYPPRETVGFTLDESKVRSKYGVTIVGVKSPGEDFTYARPETKVSSRDMLIVSGHVDLLERFAARP, encoded by the coding sequence TTGGCTAGTTCCACAGACGCCGCCCGGCGCCCCGCCCACAATGCTCCGGTACTGGTCATCGGGCTGGGCCGGTTCGGATCATCAACGGCCGAGCAGCTGGTGAAGCAGGGCCGGGAAGTCCTGGCCATCGAACGGGACCGGAACCTGGTGCAGAAATGGGCGCCCCTCCTGACCCACGTGGTGGAGGCCGACGCCACCAACATCGATGCGCTCCGCCAGCTCGGCGCCCAGGAGTTCAGCTCCGCCGTGGTGGGTGTGGGCACCTCCATCGAATCCTCGGTGCTGATCACCGTCAACCTGGTGGACCTTGGCATCGAGCACCTGTGGGTCAAGGCCATCACCCCGTCGCACGGCAAGATCCTGACCCGGATCGGCGCCAACCACGTGATCTACCCGGAGGCCGACGCCGGGGTCCGCGCCGCGCACCTGGTGTCCGGGCGCATGCTGGACTTCATCGAGTTCGACGACGACTTTGCCATCGTGAAGATGTACCCGCCGCGCGAAACGGTGGGGTTCACCCTGGACGAGTCAAAGGTCCGGTCCAAATACGGCGTGACCATCGTGGGCGTGAAGTCCCCCGGCGAGGACTTCACCTACGCCCGCCCCGAGACCAAGGTGTCCTCCCGCGACATGCTGATCGTCTCCGGCCACGTGGACCTGCTGGAACGGTTCGCCGCGCGCCCTTAA
- a CDS encoding Gfo/Idh/MocA family protein, with amino-acid sequence MVNTAETTSAAAASPDTISQVTSPNGGKARIALIGTGGRSEMYIRAIFGKHADTAELVAFSDVNPGRVEFYQKLIQELGAPGPVASFDPADLTAFIQANNIDRIIVTTPDYTHADYIVEGLRAGADVVVEKPLTIDAEGCRRITQAVQETGRNVVVTFNYRYSPRNSALKEIIQSGVIGKVTSVDFSWVLDTVHGADYFRRWHREKKNSGGLLIHKASHHFDLVNWWIDDVPERIFASGGLKFYGDKNAAERGLGPRPERGTPDADAPGGAKDPFALDLREDERLKALFLDNEHYDGYRRDQDVFTAGITIEDNLALVVEYQGGPRLSYSLNAHSPWEGYRVAVNGTEGRAELEVVERAAVLHSTDKKTVVDPSATPVEEEDAVRRNGERLVVQRHWEAAYEVPIVNGEGGHGGGDELLLSDLFNGPGEDPLGRPSGYLDGLRSVSVGIAGNRSLETSLPVRVEDLDLGVDLRRGK; translated from the coding sequence ATGGTCAACACAGCCGAGACGACGTCGGCCGCAGCTGCTTCCCCGGACACCATTTCGCAGGTCACCAGCCCCAATGGTGGGAAGGCACGGATCGCGCTGATCGGTACCGGCGGCCGGTCCGAGATGTACATCCGCGCCATCTTCGGCAAGCACGCCGATACTGCCGAGCTCGTGGCGTTCTCCGACGTGAACCCCGGACGCGTTGAGTTTTACCAGAAGCTCATCCAGGAACTCGGTGCGCCGGGACCGGTGGCATCGTTTGATCCCGCGGACCTGACCGCGTTCATCCAGGCCAACAACATCGACCGCATCATAGTCACGACACCGGACTACACCCATGCCGACTACATCGTGGAGGGCCTTCGCGCGGGGGCGGATGTCGTCGTCGAAAAGCCCCTCACCATCGACGCCGAAGGCTGCCGCCGGATCACCCAGGCCGTCCAGGAGACCGGCCGGAACGTGGTGGTCACGTTCAACTACCGCTACTCGCCCCGCAACAGCGCGCTCAAGGAAATCATCCAGAGCGGCGTGATCGGCAAGGTCACCTCCGTGGACTTCAGCTGGGTGCTGGACACCGTCCACGGTGCGGACTACTTCCGCCGCTGGCACCGGGAGAAGAAGAACTCCGGCGGGCTGCTCATCCACAAGGCGTCGCACCACTTCGACCTGGTCAACTGGTGGATCGACGACGTCCCGGAGCGGATCTTCGCGTCCGGTGGCCTGAAGTTCTACGGCGACAAGAACGCCGCCGAGCGCGGGCTTGGCCCCCGCCCGGAACGGGGAACGCCCGACGCCGATGCCCCCGGCGGCGCCAAGGACCCCTTCGCGCTTGACCTGAGGGAGGACGAGCGCCTCAAGGCCCTGTTCCTGGACAACGAACACTACGACGGCTACCGCCGCGACCAGGATGTGTTCACCGCCGGCATCACCATCGAGGACAACCTGGCTCTGGTGGTGGAATACCAGGGCGGCCCGCGCCTGAGCTACTCGCTGAATGCCCACAGCCCGTGGGAAGGCTACCGGGTGGCTGTCAACGGTACCGAAGGCCGCGCCGAGCTTGAGGTGGTGGAACGCGCCGCCGTCCTGCACAGTACGGACAAGAAGACCGTCGTGGACCCGTCCGCAACCCCTGTTGAGGAAGAGGACGCCGTCCGCCGCAACGGCGAGCGCCTGGTGGTCCAGCGCCACTGGGAGGCCGCGTACGAGGTGCCGATCGTCAACGGTGAGGGCGGCCATGGCGGCGGTGACGAGCTGCTGCTGTCGGATCTCTTCAACGGACCGGGCGAGGACCCGCTGGGCCGTCCCTCCGGTTACCTGGACGGGCTGCGTTCGGTGTCCGTGGGCATTGCCGGCAACCGCTCCCTGGAAACGTCCCTGCCCGTCCGGGTCGAGGACCTGGACCTCGGCGTCGACCTTCGCCGCGGCAAGTAG
- a CDS encoding LacI family DNA-binding transcriptional regulator, which translates to MARKSASGRIGIADVAVKAGVSHATVSRVMNGNFTVDPDIAARVRAAAVELKYQPNPVGRSLALGKTDTIGIVVPDLANPTFQAILRGLSRAAAQDGYRVLIADSFEVSSEESILAGEARRRCDGLVLCAPRMSDAELEEIAPSLHPVVLINRTTAAPNVPSLVVDYGQGVQDIAGHLVELGHTRLAFLAGPHGSASNEMRLKGLETFKAAHPEVEVTMLEGGSDFDTGHEAVDAVLHSGATGILAFNDLVAMGLMSGLHERGMDVPGDISVTGFDDIPFARYTTPALTTAAVPITELGEQAWHQLRALIRKEGHETPGSRYQPRLEVRASTGPAKAPRSMVHG; encoded by the coding sequence ATGGCCAGGAAATCGGCAAGCGGCCGGATCGGCATTGCGGATGTCGCCGTGAAGGCGGGAGTTTCCCATGCCACCGTTTCACGCGTCATGAACGGAAACTTCACCGTGGACCCGGACATTGCCGCCCGGGTCCGGGCAGCCGCAGTCGAGCTGAAGTACCAGCCCAATCCCGTGGGCCGCAGCCTGGCCCTGGGCAAAACGGACACCATCGGCATTGTGGTGCCGGACCTGGCCAACCCCACCTTCCAGGCGATCCTCCGCGGCCTGAGCAGGGCGGCCGCCCAGGACGGTTACCGCGTGCTCATCGCGGACTCATTCGAAGTGTCAAGCGAGGAGTCCATCTTGGCGGGCGAGGCGCGGCGGCGGTGTGACGGGCTGGTCCTCTGCGCCCCGCGCATGTCGGACGCGGAACTGGAGGAGATTGCACCCTCCCTGCACCCGGTGGTGCTGATCAACCGCACCACCGCCGCGCCGAATGTGCCCAGCCTGGTGGTGGACTACGGCCAGGGCGTCCAGGACATCGCGGGGCACCTGGTGGAACTGGGCCACACCCGCCTGGCTTTCCTTGCGGGACCGCACGGCAGCGCCTCCAATGAGATGCGGCTCAAGGGCCTGGAAACGTTCAAGGCCGCCCACCCCGAGGTGGAGGTGACCATGCTGGAGGGCGGCTCCGACTTCGACACCGGGCACGAAGCCGTGGATGCCGTCCTGCACAGCGGGGCCACAGGCATCCTGGCCTTTAATGACCTGGTGGCGATGGGCCTCATGAGTGGCCTGCATGAGCGCGGCATGGATGTCCCCGGGGACATTTCCGTGACGGGCTTCGACGACATCCCTTTCGCCAGGTACACGACGCCGGCCCTCACCACGGCCGCGGTCCCCATCACCGAACTGGGCGAGCAGGCCTGGCATCAGCTCCGGGCGCTGATCCGGAAGGAAGGCCATGAAACCCCGGGCAGCCGCTACCAGCCGCGGCTGGAAGTCCGGGCCAGCACAGGGCCGGCCAAGGCGCCGCGCAGCATGGTGCACGGCTGA
- a CDS encoding acetoin utilization protein AcuC has product MTYLPGLSQPAPPTMVAWSPDMTAYNFGPGHPMAPERMDLTARLARSLGLFDLDHVDVAAPDVASDAELESVHSADYVAAVRRVSADPSQPDESRGLGTEDDPAFAGMHEAAARLAGGSLLAASRVLEGSAVHAVNFGGGMHHAARDRASGFCIYNDAAVAVQKLLDGGLRKVAYIDVDAHHGDGTQNIFWDDPRVLTLSLHETGLTLFPGTGFANEIGGPAAEGTAVNVALPAGTGDAGWLRAFYAVVPQLVGAFEPEVIVSQHGCDSHRNDPLTHLNLSVDGQREAANAVGHLAERYCGGRWIATGGGGYNVLDVVPRAWTHLVAIAAGRPVPLRTPVPGDWRQYVTEKFGRDAPALMGDDVELWWRSWEVGFDPNDAVDRSVMATRKAVFPLHGLDPWFD; this is encoded by the coding sequence ATGACATACCTGCCCGGCCTCAGCCAGCCCGCGCCGCCAACGATGGTGGCGTGGAGTCCTGACATGACAGCCTACAACTTTGGTCCGGGCCATCCCATGGCGCCGGAACGGATGGACTTGACGGCCCGCCTGGCCCGCAGCCTGGGGCTCTTCGACCTGGACCATGTTGATGTCGCGGCACCGGATGTGGCCTCTGACGCTGAACTGGAGTCCGTTCACTCGGCAGATTACGTTGCGGCGGTCCGCCGGGTCAGTGCCGACCCCTCCCAGCCGGACGAGTCCCGGGGGCTGGGTACTGAGGACGACCCCGCGTTTGCCGGCATGCATGAGGCCGCGGCGCGCCTGGCCGGGGGATCCCTGCTGGCCGCCAGCCGGGTCCTGGAGGGATCGGCCGTCCACGCCGTCAATTTCGGCGGCGGCATGCACCATGCGGCCCGGGACCGCGCCAGCGGATTCTGCATTTACAACGACGCCGCCGTTGCGGTGCAGAAGCTGCTCGACGGCGGCCTGCGCAAGGTGGCCTATATCGACGTCGACGCCCATCATGGGGACGGCACCCAGAACATCTTCTGGGACGATCCCCGGGTCCTCACGCTCTCGCTGCACGAAACGGGGCTGACCCTCTTTCCGGGGACCGGGTTCGCCAACGAGATCGGCGGGCCTGCAGCGGAAGGCACCGCGGTGAATGTCGCCCTGCCCGCAGGTACCGGGGACGCCGGGTGGCTGCGCGCCTTCTACGCCGTGGTGCCGCAGCTGGTGGGTGCCTTCGAGCCCGAGGTCATCGTGAGCCAGCATGGCTGCGATTCACACCGGAACGATCCGCTGACGCACCTCAATCTCAGTGTGGACGGACAGCGCGAGGCGGCGAACGCCGTCGGACATCTGGCCGAACGCTACTGTGGGGGACGGTGGATCGCCACCGGCGGCGGGGGCTACAACGTGCTGGACGTGGTGCCGCGGGCCTGGACGCACCTGGTGGCCATCGCTGCCGGACGGCCTGTGCCGCTGCGAACGCCCGTGCCCGGGGACTGGCGGCAGTACGTAACCGAGAAGTTTGGAAGGGACGCTCCGGCCCTGATGGGGGACGATGTGGAGCTGTGGTGGCGGTCCTGGGAAGTGGGCTTCGACCCCAACGACGCCGTGGACCGCAGCGTCATGGCAACCCGCAAGGCGGTGTTCCCGCTGCACGGGCTGGATCCCTGGTTCGACTAG
- a CDS encoding 5-dehydro-4-deoxyglucarate dehydratase produces the protein MKFDGVLFFPVTPFTAEGAVDVDLLKEHISSRLPFGPGGVFPACGTGEFHALSIEEVRTVVAAAVEVVAGQVPVVAGAGGPLGHALAAARAAEEAGADALLVLPPYLVTGPTDGLVAYIEAVANASSLPVIVYHRGNAKFTAASMAKLAANPKVIGFKDGLGDVGLAQEIVTAVKATGRQDFAFFNGLLTAELTQGAYRGLGIPLYSSAAFAMAPEIAKAYYDAYAAGDEDRRNALLEGFYAPLVRLRDQTPGFGVSLIKAGLRLGGLPVGSVRPPLVDPTEEQLVELKAILAKGYELAGR, from the coding sequence ATGAAATTCGACGGCGTACTGTTCTTCCCCGTCACCCCGTTCACCGCCGAAGGCGCCGTTGACGTGGACCTGCTCAAGGAACACATCAGCTCACGGTTGCCGTTTGGCCCCGGCGGAGTCTTCCCGGCCTGCGGCACCGGTGAGTTCCATGCCCTCAGCATCGAGGAGGTCCGCACCGTGGTGGCAGCCGCCGTCGAGGTTGTTGCCGGACAGGTCCCCGTGGTGGCCGGCGCCGGCGGACCCCTGGGCCACGCCCTTGCCGCCGCCCGGGCTGCTGAAGAAGCCGGCGCCGACGCGCTCCTGGTGCTGCCGCCGTACCTGGTGACCGGTCCCACGGACGGACTGGTGGCCTACATCGAGGCCGTGGCCAACGCCAGCAGCCTGCCGGTCATCGTGTACCACCGCGGCAACGCGAAGTTCACCGCGGCGTCCATGGCCAAGCTGGCCGCCAATCCCAAGGTCATCGGCTTCAAGGACGGCCTGGGCGACGTGGGCCTGGCCCAGGAAATCGTCACCGCGGTCAAGGCCACCGGACGGCAGGACTTCGCCTTCTTCAACGGCCTGCTCACCGCCGAACTGACGCAGGGCGCCTACCGCGGCCTGGGCATCCCGCTCTACTCCTCGGCGGCGTTCGCCATGGCCCCCGAGATCGCCAAGGCCTACTACGACGCCTACGCCGCAGGGGACGAGGACCGCCGCAACGCCCTCCTCGAGGGCTTCTACGCACCCCTGGTACGCCTGCGCGACCAGACCCCCGGCTTCGGCGTTTCCCTGATCAAGGCCGGCCTGAGGCTGGGCGGACTGCCGGTGGGCTCGGTCCGGCCGCCGCTGGTCGATCCTACGGAGGAACAGCTCGTGGAGCTCAAAGCCATCCTGGCCAAGGGCTACGAGCTGGCCGGGCGCTGA
- a CDS encoding alpha-hydroxy acid oxidase gives MTHTIQPNNPEATPAPDATDIPAAPAPAGAPSSSALPAALKRRIPKYSDLAPLMQFKKPEFSREARLKRASTIWELRDIAKRRTPQAPFDYTDGAAEEEITLRRARQAFLDIEFRPGILRNVSSIDLSTEILGKPSRLPVGIAPTGFTRMMQSEGEYAGSQAAEAAGIPYTLSTMGTASIEDVAAAAPNGRNWFQLYLWTDRDRSLELIERAAKAGNDTLMVTVDTAVAGARLRDVRNGMTIPPALTLKTVLDASYRPAWWFNFLTHEPLTFASLSRYTGTVADLINSMFDPTLTFEDLDWLRETWKGKLVVKGIQTVEDARRVVDHGADGVVLSNHGGRQLDRAPIPFHLVPEVKQAFIADNSNAAVMLDTGIMSGADIVAALALGADFTLIGRAYLYGLMAGGRAGVDRTLQILEKDMARTMALLGVSKVSDLTPDHVRLLQK, from the coding sequence ATGACCCACACCATCCAGCCCAACAATCCGGAGGCTACCCCGGCGCCGGACGCCACGGACATCCCCGCAGCGCCGGCACCCGCCGGGGCTCCGTCGTCGTCCGCCCTGCCTGCCGCACTGAAGCGGCGCATTCCCAAATACTCTGACCTTGCGCCGCTGATGCAGTTCAAGAAGCCGGAGTTCAGCAGGGAGGCCCGGCTGAAGCGGGCCAGCACCATCTGGGAGTTGCGCGACATCGCCAAGCGCCGTACTCCGCAGGCACCGTTCGACTACACCGACGGCGCTGCAGAAGAGGAAATCACCCTCCGCCGCGCCCGCCAGGCCTTCCTGGACATCGAGTTCCGCCCGGGCATCCTGCGCAACGTCTCCAGCATCGACCTCAGCACGGAGATCCTGGGCAAGCCGTCACGGCTTCCCGTTGGCATTGCCCCCACCGGGTTCACCCGGATGATGCAGTCCGAGGGCGAGTACGCGGGGTCGCAGGCAGCCGAGGCAGCCGGGATCCCGTACACCCTGTCCACCATGGGCACCGCTTCCATCGAGGACGTTGCCGCAGCGGCACCGAACGGCCGCAACTGGTTCCAGCTGTACCTGTGGACGGACCGGGACCGCTCGCTGGAACTGATCGAGCGGGCAGCCAAGGCCGGCAACGACACCCTCATGGTCACCGTGGACACCGCCGTGGCCGGCGCCCGCCTCCGCGACGTCCGCAACGGCATGACCATCCCGCCCGCGCTGACCCTCAAGACGGTCCTGGACGCCTCCTACCGGCCGGCCTGGTGGTTCAACTTCCTCACGCACGAGCCGCTCACCTTTGCGTCGCTGTCCCGCTACACGGGTACCGTGGCGGACCTGATCAACTCCATGTTCGATCCCACCCTCACCTTCGAGGACCTGGACTGGCTGCGCGAAACCTGGAAAGGCAAGCTGGTGGTCAAGGGCATCCAGACCGTGGAGGATGCCCGCCGCGTGGTTGACCATGGCGCCGACGGCGTGGTGCTGTCCAACCACGGCGGCCGCCAGCTGGACCGGGCGCCCATCCCCTTCCATCTGGTTCCCGAGGTCAAGCAGGCCTTCATTGCAGACAACAGCAATGCCGCCGTCATGCTGGACACCGGGATCATGAGCGGCGCGGACATCGTGGCGGCGCTGGCCCTCGGCGCCGATTTCACGCTGATCGGCCGCGCCTACCTTTACGGGCTGATGGCCGGCGGACGGGCAGGCGTGGACCGCACCCTACAGATCCTGGAGAAGGACATGGCACGGACCATGGCACTGCTGGGCGTCAGCAAGGTCTCAGACCTGACCCCGGACCACGTGCGGCTGCTGCAGAAGTAA
- a CDS encoding TrkH family potassium uptake protein, with protein MTQSQSRPRTPAAWHPPVQEREGLWVLTRLRDFIDDIANTTPARLALTAFAAVCTVFTFLLSLPVSSADGTPTPIHQALFTAVSAVCVTGLTVVSTAVHWSFFGQLVILVGIFIGGLGTLTLASLLALMVSKRLGVRGKIIAAESMNNAGRLGEVGTLLRIVITTSVVIEGVLALALIPRFLTLGEPFWQSVWHGVFYGISSFNNAGFTPHSDGIVPYETDLWILIPLMVGVFMGSLGFPVVMVLQQNGLNWKKWNLHTKLTIQVSLILLVAGAFLWALMEWDNARTIGSMSVGDKITHALFASVMTRSGGFNLVDQNLMDSTTMLLTDALMFAGGGSASTAGGIKVTTIAVMFLAIIAEARGDADVKVYGRTIPQGSMRVAISVIVAGATLVSVSAFLLLHISGQSLDRVLFETISAFATVGLSTNLSAEVPPAGVYVLTLLMFAGRVGTVTLAAALALRQRSQLYHYPEERPIIG; from the coding sequence ATGACGCAGAGCCAGTCGAGGCCCCGGACACCGGCCGCCTGGCACCCCCCGGTGCAGGAGCGGGAGGGCCTCTGGGTCCTGACGCGGCTGCGCGACTTCATCGACGACATCGCCAACACCACCCCGGCGCGGCTGGCGTTGACGGCGTTCGCCGCCGTCTGCACGGTGTTTACATTTCTGTTGTCCCTGCCGGTCTCTTCCGCTGACGGAACCCCCACGCCCATCCACCAGGCGCTCTTCACTGCGGTCTCAGCGGTGTGCGTTACGGGACTCACGGTGGTGTCGACGGCGGTCCACTGGTCCTTCTTTGGCCAACTGGTGATCCTGGTGGGCATCTTCATCGGTGGCCTGGGCACCCTGACCCTGGCGTCGTTGCTGGCATTGATGGTGAGCAAGCGGCTGGGCGTCCGGGGCAAGATCATCGCGGCGGAGTCCATGAACAACGCCGGCCGCCTGGGCGAGGTCGGCACCCTGCTGCGGATCGTCATCACCACGTCCGTGGTCATCGAGGGCGTCCTTGCCCTCGCACTGATCCCCCGGTTCCTGACACTGGGTGAACCGTTCTGGCAGTCGGTCTGGCACGGTGTCTTCTACGGCATCTCGTCGTTCAACAACGCCGGTTTTACGCCGCACTCGGACGGCATCGTCCCCTATGAGACGGACCTCTGGATCCTCATCCCCCTCATGGTGGGAGTCTTCATGGGAAGCCTGGGGTTCCCCGTGGTGATGGTCCTGCAGCAGAACGGCCTGAACTGGAAGAAGTGGAACCTCCACACCAAGCTCACCATCCAGGTTTCCCTGATCCTCCTGGTGGCGGGCGCCTTCCTCTGGGCGCTGATGGAGTGGGACAACGCCAGGACCATCGGCTCCATGAGCGTGGGCGACAAGATCACGCACGCGCTTTTCGCGTCCGTGATGACCCGTTCAGGCGGGTTCAACCTGGTGGACCAGAACCTGATGGATTCCACCACCATGCTGCTGACCGACGCCCTGATGTTCGCCGGCGGCGGCTCCGCGTCCACGGCCGGCGGCATCAAGGTGACTACCATCGCCGTGATGTTCCTGGCCATCATCGCCGAAGCCCGCGGCGACGCCGACGTCAAGGTCTATGGCAGGACCATCCCGCAGGGCAGCATGCGGGTGGCCATCTCCGTGATCGTCGCCGGCGCCACCCTGGTGTCCGTGTCGGCTTTCCTGCTGCTGCATATCAGCGGCCAGTCCCTTGACCGCGTATTGTTCGAAACCATCTCCGCGTTTGCCACGGTGGGACTCAGCACCAACCTGAGCGCCGAGGTGCCGCCGGCCGGCGTCTACGTCCTCACGCTGCTGATGTTCGCGGGCCGCGTGGGTACCGTTACCCTCGCCGCTGCCCTGGCCCTGCGCCAGCGCAGCCAGTTGTACCACTACCCCGAAGAGAGGCCGATCATTGGCTAG
- a CDS encoding NAD-dependent epimerase/dehydratase family protein, whose product MSRIFVTGGSGRLGRSVVAGLAQAGHEVVSVDRDVVPPELLPAGVVQETADLLAPGEALRLLRAAKPDAVIHLAAIAVPFSAPEDVIFGTNTRLAFAVISAATELGIGKIVTASSPTVLGYGCPAGWLPPSFPLDERTPPKPWNAYALSKLIAEQTVQMFAAAQGEKIRYAAFRPCFVISPEEWEGAPTQQGHTLAERLADPALSAPALFNYVDARDVADFLDVLLQKMEDIPNGETFFVGAADALATVPLAELMPQFLPGSEALSAGLTGTSPAFSIAKAHELLGWQPKRTWRSELKSNPTLNDEASTLVTAGTGGKETP is encoded by the coding sequence ATGAGCAGGATATTCGTTACCGGCGGCTCCGGCCGCCTCGGCCGCAGCGTGGTGGCGGGGCTGGCACAGGCGGGACACGAGGTAGTCTCGGTGGACCGTGACGTGGTGCCCCCCGAACTCCTGCCGGCCGGCGTCGTTCAGGAAACCGCGGACCTCCTGGCGCCGGGTGAGGCGCTGCGCCTCCTTCGGGCGGCAAAGCCCGACGCCGTCATCCACCTTGCGGCGATCGCGGTACCGTTCAGCGCGCCGGAGGACGTCATTTTCGGCACCAACACCCGGCTCGCCTTCGCCGTGATCAGCGCAGCAACGGAACTGGGAATCGGCAAAATCGTCACCGCCAGCAGCCCCACGGTCCTGGGTTACGGCTGCCCGGCGGGGTGGCTGCCGCCGTCGTTCCCGCTCGATGAGCGCACCCCGCCCAAGCCCTGGAACGCCTACGCGCTGTCTAAGCTCATCGCCGAACAGACCGTGCAGATGTTCGCCGCTGCGCAGGGGGAGAAGATCCGGTACGCGGCGTTCCGTCCGTGCTTTGTCATCTCGCCAGAGGAATGGGAAGGCGCTCCCACCCAGCAGGGACACACCCTTGCCGAACGCCTGGCCGACCCCGCCCTCTCAGCACCGGCGCTCTTCAACTATGTGGACGCCCGCGACGTAGCGGACTTCCTGGACGTGCTGCTGCAGAAGATGGAAGACATTCCCAACGGGGAAACCTTCTTCGTGGGGGCAGCCGACGCCCTGGCCACCGTCCCGCTTGCTGAGCTGATGCCCCAATTCCTGCCGGGAAGCGAAGCGCTCAGCGCCGGCCTCACCGGCACCAGCCCCGCATTCTCCATTGCCAAAGCCCATGAGCTGCTGGGCTGGCAGCCAAAGCGCACCTGGCGCAGTGAGCTCAAGTCCAATCCAACCCTCAACGACGAGGCCTCCACGCTGGTCACAGCCGGCACCGGAGGCAAGGAGACACCATGA